The sequence TGGCGCATCGCAGCCACGCTGGACTGGACCATGGGGCCGGTGAAGATCGGCGCCTATACCCAGTTCATCGACAGCGTGTATGAAAATGCGGTGCGCAACGCCGCGACCAATCCGTGGATCGTGAAGGGCCAGACCACCGTCAATCTCTACGCCCAATATACGTTTAAAAATGGAGGGCCGCTCAACAACACCAGTTTCCAGATTGGTGCGCGCAATATTTTCGACAAGGATCCGCCGCTGGCGTCGGGCGGTTATCTGTCGAACCTCTATCAGCCGCAGGCGCGTTATTGGTACACCAGCATCAAGAAGTCCTTCTGATGCGACAGGATGCGGCGCCCCATTTCAGGCGCCGCATCCTTTTTGTCCGTTCCGCCAAGATCGAAGGTTCGTCCATGCCCGCTCCCGATCAGCCCCAGCGCCCGGAAGCGCTCGACCGTCGTGAATTGCTTGCTGCCAGCCTTGCGGGCCTGGCGCTCACCGGCCTTCCTTCCACAGCCCGCGCCCAATCCGGCGCCCGTGCACCCGATGCGCCGCGCTCAGGCGGCGCAAGCGTCGTGGCGCACCGCGTTGAGGTTCCGATGCCACATGGCGGCGTCACCGCTGGCCATCCGCTCGCGGCCATGGCGGGCACGCGCATGTTGATGCAGGGCGGCAGCGCCGCCGACGCGGTGGTCGCCGCCATGGCGGTGATGAACGTGGTCGAACCCTGGGCATCGAGCGCGGGCGGAAACGGCTTTGCCACCTGCCTCGACCGCCGGGCAGGGAAGGTTCATTCGCTCGCCTTCACCGGCGGCGCGCCGCGCCTGCTCGATCCTCAGGTCGATCCCAAGGCGCTGGACCATGGCCCCAAGGCGCTGACCGTGCCGGGCGCCTTTGGCGGCTGGATCGCGCTGGCCCGGCGCTTCGGCAGGCTGCCGCTCGCCACATTGCTCGGACCGGCGATCGGCTATGCCCGCGACGGCCATCCGCTCGATCCGTCCATCGCCCTGTTCATCGCCCGAGCGCAAAAGACACTCGCGCTTTATCCCACCAGCGCCGCCCTGTTCCTGCCGGGCGGACAGCCGCCCGCGCCCCGCTCCATCTTCCGCAATCCCGGCCTCGCCCGTACCCTTCAGGCACTGGCCGATGCCGAGAGCATGGCGCTGAAAGGCGGCGCTGACCGCGACCGCGCCCTGCAAGCCGCCTATGACCATTTCTACACCGGCCCGATCGCACAGGAATTTGCCCGCTTTTCCATCGAGACGGGCGGCTGGCTGCGCCTGGACGATCTCAAGGCCTATCGGCCGCGCTGGAGCGATCCGGTCAGCACCAATTATCGCGGCCTCGACGTCTACAGCAGCCCGCTGACCTCCCGCACCGGCCTTGAACTGTGCGAGCAGCTCAATCTGGTCGAAGGCTTCGACCTGGCCGCCCTGCCCGCCGACGGGCCGCAATTCACCCATTTGCTGATCGAGGCGATCAAGGTCGCCAAGGCCGATGTCTATCGCTATGCGGCGGACCCCCGTTTCGCGCAAACGCCGGTCGAGGGGCTGCTTTCCAAACGCTTCGCGGCGGAGCGGCGCAGGCTGATCGATCCGGCCAGGGCAGGACTTTATCCGGAGGGCGGCAATGCGGCGGCTTTCGATCATGCCGCGCTGGAACAGGCCCGGCAGCGTTTCGCGGCGCGGGGCGACGACCGCACGCGCGGCGGCGACACCACCAGCCTGTCCGCCGTCGACGCGGACGGCAACGCCATTGCCGTCACGACCACGGTCGGCGGCGGCTTCGGTACTTTCCTGGTGATGGGCAATACGGGCATCCTCTTCAACAACGGCCTGCGACTGGGATCGACCGCACCCTATGACGGCCATCCCAACAAGGTCGCTCCCGGCAAGGTCGCGCTGCTCGGCAACGGCCCCAGCATCGTCCTCGACAAGGGCCGCCTGCGCATGGTGTTCGGCTCGCCTGGCGGGGAGACGATCGGCCAGACGCAGTTCCAGTTTCTGGTGAATGTCGTCGATCGCGGAATGCCCATCCAGTCAGCCATCGAAGCGCCGCGCTTTGCGCTGGATGCCGATCCGAATTTCTACAAGCCCGGCGCGGCCATCACCGTGCAGGCGGAGGGGCGCTTTGCCGATCCTGTGCTGCAAGGCCTGACCGCCATGGGCCACCGGATCGAGAAAGTCGGCCCCTATTCCATAGGCAGCGTGCAGGGCGTGTTGGTCGACCCGTCGGGCGCGCGCATGGGCGGGGCCGACCCCCGCCGCATGGGCTATGCTATGGGCTATTGAAGCATCTCAATCCTTCTGATCGGCATAGGCCTTGACCAGCCCATAGAGGAATTTGCGCCCCTCCATCACTGATCGCACGCGGATGCGTTCGTTCAGGCCATGGACGCCATTGCCGTCGGGATCGCGGAACAGCCCACTCACCCCATAGGTCGGGATGCCCGCGGCGTTCATCGTCACCGCGTCGGTCGCGCCCGTCGCCATATGCGGCACCACCGGCACGCCGGGCCAGACCTGTGCTGACATCTTGATCGCCGGGCCCAGCACCTTGTCCGTCACCGGCGCGGGATTGGCCGGACGATAGCCTCGCGACGCCGTCACCTTGACCTCCGGATCGTCGACGACCTTGGTGAGCGTCGCCAATATCTCATCCGTCGTGACGCCCGGAATGACGCGACAATTGACCGTCGCGGTAGCCCGCTGGGGCAGTGCATTGGCGGCGTGCCCGGCCGACAGCAAGGTCGCCACGCAAGTGGTGCGAAGCATCGAATGATAGCTGGGCGATGTGTTGAGCAGATCGCTGGCCGCCTTGTCCTGCGGATTGGCGACGATCGCGGTCATGGCCGCGCCTTCCGCGCCGCCGACCACCTTGGCCATTTTGGTGAAATAGCCGCGATTGGCATCGATGAACTGCACCGGGAAATCATAGCGGCTCAGCCGGTCCAGCGCCCGCGCCAGGCTGTAGATCGCATTGTCCGGGCGCGGCAGCGAGGAATGGCCGCCGGGATTGGTCGCCTCCAGCGTGAACTGCATCACCACCTTCTGCGCTGCCTGGAATGTCTGGTCGACCCGGTTGCCCTTCTCGTCCAGCTCGCCATAGCCACCCTCATTAAGCGCAATGCCCGCGTCGACCAGATCCTTCTGATTGTCCACCAACCATTTGGCGCCGTTCAGGTAAAGCCCCTCCTCCCCGCAGGTCAACGCCATCTTGACGGTGCGCAGGGGGCGGTATTTTTCTGCCTGAAACCGCAGCAGGCTGTCGATCCAGATCGCGTCCTGCGCCTTCATGTCAGCGACGCCCCGGCCGTAATAATAGCCGTCCTCCTCAATGAAGGCATAGGGATCGCGGGTCCAGTCGGCGCGGCGGGCATTGACCACGTCGATATGCCCCAGCATCAGCACGGCCTTCAGCTTCGGGTCGCGCCCAGGATAGACGGCGACCAGCGCGCCCGCCTTGGGATGCCCCTCCGGCACGAGGAGATGCAGATTCTGCTCCGGGAATCCGGCGGCCTTCATCTGCGCGGCGACCTTTTCCGTGACGGCGGTGCAGTTGCCGCTGTCGAAGCTGCTGTCGGTCTCCACCATCTCCTTCAACAAGGCACGGAAGGACGCATCGTCCGGCGGCGCGGCATGGGACGCGGAAGCAGCCAGATTGGAGGTCATGGCCACCATCATCGCGGCAGCGCGCAACAGCACGGATCGGCTCATCTGAATTCCCCTGTCATCAAACCCAAATGGTCAAACGCAGAACGACCGCCTTTCCACGCCCGGCATGCGTTTCTTCGCGCAAAATAAGTGCCGTTCGGCCTTCTTCTGACACATCTTCGCCACACCGCCGATTTTTCGGCACGCCTATCCCGCCGAATTTCCAAATATGCATTGACATGCACTTTTTAGCGCTCTAGCGAAACATGCATCACAGTATATATTTGAATAATAATCACCATCAGGGATAGGAGATATGATGAGGCTGCCCGTCGCTTCCGCCATGTGCATCAGCGTAAGTTTGCTGGCGTTGACCGCTCCGGCCATGGCCCAGGATGTTCCCCAGACGGGCGGCGCGGAGGCTCAGGGCGAAGGCCCGGCCAGCACCGGTGACATCATCGTCACCGGATCGCGCATCGTCCGGGACGGCTATACCGCGCCCACCCCCGTCACGGTCGCCACGACGGAGGATCTGGTCAAGGCGACGCCGACCAACGTCCCTGACGCGCTCAACAAGCTGCCGCAGTTCCAGAACAGCTCCAGTCCCTCGCGCAGTTCGCATAATTTCGCCAACAGCGCGAGCCATGGCAATGTGCTTAACCTGCGCGGCGTGGGCGGCAACCGCACGCTGATCCTGTTCGACGGCATGCGCGTGCCGCCGACCACCTATCAGGGCACGGTCGACACCAATGTCATCCCCAACGCCCTGCTTCAGCGCGTCGATATCGTGACCGCGGGCGCGTCTGCCGCCTACGGGTCGGATGCGGTCGCGGGCGTGGTCAACTTCGTCCTCAACCGCAAATTCACCGGCCTCACCGGCAGCGTCCAGGGCGGCGTGTCGCAGCGTGGCGACAACGGCAATCAGCGCATCAGCCTGGCCGGCGGCATGGACCTGTTCGGCGGGCGTGGGCACCTGTTGCTGTCGGGCGAATATTATAACAACAGGGGCATGTTGCGGTCCGACCGCAAGGGCGGCAATTCCAATTATGTCTATGTCGGCAGCGTTCCCGGCAGCACTGCTGCCCCAGGCTCCAACGCCAATCCTCGCGTTCTTCAGGACAATATTCACCTGATCTTCGCCAGCGACAATGGCAAGATATTGGATGGCCCCTTCGCCAATTATCAGATCAACGGCGACGGCACGATCCGGCCCTTCAATAATGGCACGGCGACAGGCACGGCCGCGTTCAATATTGGCGGCGACGGCTTCGTTATCCCGTCGGACGTTCATGCCGTCGCGCCGCTGCGCACTTATCAGACCTTCGGCCGTTTCAGCTATGATGTGACCGACGACATCAATTTCTTCGTGCAGGGCAATTTCACCCGCAGCGAACTCAGCTATATCAGCCAGTCCAACGCCTGGGTCGGCACGCAAAATGCTCCGGTGTTCGAGGGCAATCCCTTCATCCCGGCACAGGTCGCTGCCGCACTGACGCCCGGCCAGCAGTTCAACATCGGCAAATATTCGGGCGACAGCTCGAAGAAGCCGTTCACCAACGAACGCACCGATTTCTGGATGGCTACGGCCGGCCTTGAAGGCAATCTGGGCGACAGTTGGAAATGGTCGGTCAACTATACCCATGGCGATTCCAAGCACAGCGTCGACCAGCATGGCCTGTACGACTATCAAAAGGCCTATGCCGCGCTGGACGCGGTGCGCGACACAAACGGCAATATCGTCTGCCGCCCGACTCTGAGCGCCGATCCCGTCGTCCGGGCGCGCTTCGCCGGATGCCAGCCGCTCAACATCTTTCTGACCGGCGACGCCTATACCAACCAGCCGGGCTATGATTATGCGACCGGCACCATGTCCTATGATGCGCGGATCAAGCATGACGCCGCCGCATTGCAATTCCAGGGCTCGCCCTTCAGCCTGCCGGGCGGGCCGGTCGACATCGTGGTCGGCGGCGAATGGCGCAAGCAGTCGCTGGACCTCTCCAGCAACAGCGATCCCTCGCTGCTCGACACCGCCGCCGAACGCAGCGAATATTTCGCGGGCCTGCGCGGCGTGTCGTCGACCTCGCTCTTCTACTGGCTGACCAATGTGGGCCAGGCGCAGGGCAGCGTGACGGTCAAGGAAGCCTTTGGCGAAATCAACCTGCCGATCGTCAAGGACATGCCGTTCCTCCATTCGCTGGAACTGAACGGCGCTGGCCGCATCACCGACTACAGCACGTCGGGACAGGTCGAAACATGGAAGCTCGGCCTCACCTGGAAGCCGGTGCAGGACATATTGCTGCGCGGCACCATCTCCCGCGACATTCGCGCGCCTACCTTGTTCGATCTGTTCGCGGGCGACCAGAGCGGCATCGGCCTGCTGACCGATCCGGTATCGGGCCAGACCGGCAACGTTTCCACCGTGTCGGGCGGCAACCGTCTGCTCGAACCGGAAAAGGCGAAGACCAAGACCTTCGGCTTCGTGCTGACGCCCAGCTTCCTGCCCGGCTTCAGCCTGTCGGCGGACTATTTCGACCTGGAGATCGAAGGGGCCATCGGCACGCTCAACACCGGGCAGATCGTGCAGAACTGCGTCGCCAACGCAGCGGCGCCCGAATGCGCGCTCATCACCCGGCCAACGCCGACCGCCTTCCCCAGCCTGATCCGCGTCGCGGCGGCCAATATCGCCAAGCTGGAAACGGCGGGCGTCGACATTGACGCAAGCTATACGACGCGGCTGGGCAACGGCAATTTCAGCGCCCGCGCCTATGTGAGCTGGCTCGATAAATATGTG is a genomic window of Sphingobium sp. TKS containing:
- a CDS encoding gamma-glutamyltransferase family protein produces the protein MPAPDQPQRPEALDRRELLAASLAGLALTGLPSTARAQSGARAPDAPRSGGASVVAHRVEVPMPHGGVTAGHPLAAMAGTRMLMQGGSAADAVVAAMAVMNVVEPWASSAGGNGFATCLDRRAGKVHSLAFTGGAPRLLDPQVDPKALDHGPKALTVPGAFGGWIALARRFGRLPLATLLGPAIGYARDGHPLDPSIALFIARAQKTLALYPTSAALFLPGGQPPAPRSIFRNPGLARTLQALADAESMALKGGADRDRALQAAYDHFYTGPIAQEFARFSIETGGWLRLDDLKAYRPRWSDPVSTNYRGLDVYSSPLTSRTGLELCEQLNLVEGFDLAALPADGPQFTHLLIEAIKVAKADVYRYAADPRFAQTPVEGLLSKRFAAERRRLIDPARAGLYPEGGNAAAFDHAALEQARQRFAARGDDRTRGGDTTSLSAVDADGNAIAVTTTVGGGFGTFLVMGNTGILFNNGLRLGSTAPYDGHPNKVAPGKVALLGNGPSIVLDKGRLRMVFGSPGGETIGQTQFQFLVNVVDRGMPIQSAIEAPRFALDADPNFYKPGAAITVQAEGRFADPVLQGLTAMGHRIEKVGPYSIGSVQGVLVDPSGARMGGADPRRMGYAMGY
- a CDS encoding M20/M25/M40 family metallo-hydrolase, translated to MSRSVLLRAAAMMVAMTSNLAASASHAAPPDDASFRALLKEMVETDSSFDSGNCTAVTEKVAAQMKAAGFPEQNLHLLVPEGHPKAGALVAVYPGRDPKLKAVLMLGHIDVVNARRADWTRDPYAFIEEDGYYYGRGVADMKAQDAIWIDSLLRFQAEKYRPLRTVKMALTCGEEGLYLNGAKWLVDNQKDLVDAGIALNEGGYGELDEKGNRVDQTFQAAQKVVMQFTLEATNPGGHSSLPRPDNAIYSLARALDRLSRYDFPVQFIDANRGYFTKMAKVVGGAEGAAMTAIVANPQDKAASDLLNTSPSYHSMLRTTCVATLLSAGHAANALPQRATATVNCRVIPGVTTDEILATLTKVVDDPEVKVTASRGYRPANPAPVTDKVLGPAIKMSAQVWPGVPVVPHMATGATDAVTMNAAGIPTYGVSGLFRDPDGNGVHGLNERIRVRSVMEGRKFLYGLVKAYADQKD
- a CDS encoding TonB-dependent receptor domain-containing protein; translated protein: MMRLPVASAMCISVSLLALTAPAMAQDVPQTGGAEAQGEGPASTGDIIVTGSRIVRDGYTAPTPVTVATTEDLVKATPTNVPDALNKLPQFQNSSSPSRSSHNFANSASHGNVLNLRGVGGNRTLILFDGMRVPPTTYQGTVDTNVIPNALLQRVDIVTAGASAAYGSDAVAGVVNFVLNRKFTGLTGSVQGGVSQRGDNGNQRISLAGGMDLFGGRGHLLLSGEYYNNRGMLRSDRKGGNSNYVYVGSVPGSTAAPGSNANPRVLQDNIHLIFASDNGKILDGPFANYQINGDGTIRPFNNGTATGTAAFNIGGDGFVIPSDVHAVAPLRTYQTFGRFSYDVTDDINFFVQGNFTRSELSYISQSNAWVGTQNAPVFEGNPFIPAQVAAALTPGQQFNIGKYSGDSSKKPFTNERTDFWMATAGLEGNLGDSWKWSVNYTHGDSKHSVDQHGLYDYQKAYAALDAVRDTNGNIVCRPTLSADPVVRARFAGCQPLNIFLTGDAYTNQPGYDYATGTMSYDARIKHDAAALQFQGSPFSLPGGPVDIVVGGEWRKQSLDLSSNSDPSLLDTAAERSEYFAGLRGVSSTSLFYWLTNVGQAQGSVTVKEAFGEINLPIVKDMPFLHSLELNGAGRITDYSTSGQVETWKLGLTWKPVQDILLRGTISRDIRAPTLFDLFAGDQSGIGLLTDPVSGQTGNVSTVSGGNRLLEPEKAKTKTFGFVLTPSFLPGFSLSADYFDLEIEGAIGTLNTGQIVQNCVANAAAPECALITRPTPTAFPSLIRVAAANIAKLETAGVDIDASYTTRLGNGNFSARAYVSWLDKYVTQQSAAVAAYDSAGYGINNGPIARPKWRGTLNLNYVSDGGLTIFVSEQYTGPVKVGSREPNNNYSGAKAPSVWYTDLTISQKIEGWGGSLEPFITINNLFDRDPPLIAADIPGVNLPTIISTYDTVGRAFTAGVRFKF